AACTGAATCTTATTCGAGCTTATAACCATAGCATCTTCTATACTCCTATCATTCTCCTTTTTCTCATCACGTCTTTCATTCCTAGCAGGACTCTTGAGTCCTTGATCAtaccttttttttgtatttgacaTTCAAGTTCAAAAATTCATCTACCAGGCAGTTTGGAAGCAGTTTCTTTTTGTAAAGCGGATGACCCGCTTGAAAGCTCTTTTCTCCTTTTCTCCCTTCGTCTTCCTTAGTCTCCACCCTTATACCAATTTGATCAGCTATGATCCATTCTCCTATTTTATCTTCCCTtaacttatttttctttatatccTCCAAAAACATAACACACGTTTTGTGGTTATGGCCTATAGTTGCACAGTATGTACATACCGTCCCTAGCCTTTCATACCGAACCGCCACTCTAATTGGAGATTTGTCAGGACCAGCGACCTTAAGAGAGTCTTTCACAGCTCGATTTCCATCAATAACCATCCTTGCTTTGATGATACGCGTCTCTCTCCCTTTAACATCAAACCGTCCCACATCCATCACCTTATCAATCCATTCACCAAGCATTTCAAGCAACCTCTAGTGTCTTAAAGGTTTTAGGAACCCCCCAAAATTGGACCCATATTGGTATCGCATTGATTAGTTGTTCTCCAATGCACACCCCCTCTTTCCAACGCTGGACATGGAGAGCATAATCCTTGAAAAGCCATGGAGAGCCTCTCTCAATTCTCATAACAACTCACTCGTTATCGAAGAAGAATTGGAATTGATTATGGTCAATCTCCTTTATTCGAAACTCTACTGGTCTCCCCCAAATTGCTTTAAGCGCCCCATCCATGGTTCCGATTGAAAAGGATTTATCAACAAAAAGTCTTCCAACCAGACTATTAATGCAGTTGTGAATAGCTCCCTTTATATCCTCCTCTGACAATTGTATTATATCATCCATCTCTTCATTACTAAAAAAATGGAGCCAATTAAATTCTCTCCACTTTTTGCCATCATTCAGAAAGGTAATGCCAAGTGAAAATAATAGAGAAGAACCTGTATGCATAGTTATCAAACCCAGAGTGGATCGGCCAGTTCAATAAAAAATTGGTGAACCAAATCTTAAACCGATCCAAATAACTCTTCTAACCATTTCTGTAATTGACCCACAAAAAACTGGTTTGACTCGTTTTAAATCGGTCAATTTTGGAACCGGACATATTTGACCAGCGGGTCATTTTCCTCAAAAATTAACATTATTGAGTCCGAACTTAGGGCATTTGACATAAAGGTGTGTTGATCTTTCACTGGAGCAATTTGACCTTTAACATTATTTGggtaaataattatatatattataaaagcaACGCCAAGCACTTATTAAGTTATTATACTAAagactaataattatatatattatactaaaagcaattatatttaaattaaagcaatacaacttaaaaaatataaaatattatttttattcttccataataatattgtatttgtttattttatagttaactTTAATATActaacaatataaaatattttacataattaacaattacttctgtttttttaaataaccatTTATgttgttaatataaaaaataattatttttgctgaCATAGtgttacataattaaatataatacatcaaaattttaattttattataattgtatatatttatttaattattaccgGGTCAAACAGTTCGACCAGTGATCTAGTGGTTGAACAATTAACCCAGTGATCCAGTAACTTTGTCGGGTCGATTGCCGGTTCGATTCTGATAACTATGCCTAATAAAATTGTAATATGTCTAGAAAATGTTGACCTTGACAGGACAAAAACTCTGTTTAGTTAAAAATCCTAGTAGAACATATTGACCCTTGATGGTCTTATTACCAACATTTAAAATGTCTTGTTTTTATCTTAAACATTATATATTGtcctattttagttttttagttaaaattaaaaaatttttctttcaaaaatatcatttctTCCGGACTTTCTTTTAGATGGcagtaaaaattatatttattgttaTCACGGTGATTATTATAGTGAtttcaaaataacaataaagaaaaaagtttaaacttcaataaaaaaaactaaaataaaatgaaataaaagtaaaatattttaaatgttgaCGAAATTAGAACTTAAATGTTAAAGAATAATTCAATACTTTACTCTATAATTAGTTATAAGGCCCACGACAAGCGTCTAGCATGGATTTGTCATATgccttatatatatagatgacCCTTCTTAAGATTTAATGTTCACTATTTTGTTAATAGCATTTAGCAAATTGAAGTTTAGTATGGAACCATTCTTCTGCCATTGTTTCCTGCAATTGAACAACCTACAAAAACAATATTAGACTCCGATTGCTAATTCCAATCACTGTACACACACATATTTTGACTTTCTTGTCTGTGTTTATGTCGGATATATACACAAAGCAAGCCTAATAGTGACTACAGAAATTAACCTGAAACAGTTCTCtgttctttctgtttttcattttccAAAATCATAAGCATCCTTGCGGCGAAGGCTATGAAGCTAGTAGATCTTCCTTTCAGAATGTTGGAAAGAGTCAACcaaattaaatgaattaaaacTGCATACACCAATTGGATTATTCAAAGCCATAAATTAATCTCAAAAGGATCACTATGAATCAAATGGTGAATCCTCAATGGGTTTGATAATCATCTCTTTTGTAACAAGCTGCTCTCACAGATATTATTAAATTGGGGCCTCGACCTAATTCTAAATAACACAACAAAGCAGCCATAACCGCTGCCAACATTACAAATGTCCTGAAATTGCAAAATTTCAACATGCCAAACtatttaaattattgcttgGCGAATTTGATTCCCTTCTCAATAGATGCCAAGAGCTCAGGCTTAAGGTTTTCAAGGCCTTGTTTCTCATAATCTGAAAGAGCCCCCAATCCCAGAACTTCCTCCACACCGTTCTTTCCGAGTCTCACCTGCAAGATATTTCCACATTTTTATCAGTGCCAGGAAACTGAGAAATTACCATGATCACTGTTTCTACAGAAAATAGATTCATAAACCAGATGGCGATTCATGGCTAAATAACAAGGTATTTAATGCATGTGGTGCAGTATAATTTGAAATACGGAATATAAGTGAATGAGCAACAAAGCATTGACCTTTGAAGCGAAGAAAGGAAGTTCAGTGACATTAGATTGCACAAATGAGCACTCAACAACATCTGGGACACCATTGAGGCCCTTGAGACAAGCGTCGGCAAAGAGGGCTCCGGCATAGCTGTAGCAGTCATAATTTTTGGCTTATATTATGTGTTAAGATCAAGAATAGTTTCCACATATACACAATAATAAAACCCACacttacgccattgacaaagtTGCAGAACCCTTTCCTGCCTTGGCTTCAACAACTTCCGTTCCACCATCTTGTGTTCTCTTCGTAAGAGCTACTATGACATCATGATCCAAATTGGCTTTCGGTGTTGCCTACAGTAGTGAAGGATGGTTTTAAAAGGTCAGTAAATGCACACTAAGCTAATCACAGGAAGATAAAAGTTGAAGAACAACAAGGTACTTGAGAAAATAATGGCAGAATAGTGATGCCTGCATGGCCACCTACAACCGGTACATTGACCCCTGCatgcatatgaaaaagaagCCATAAGTTGTTATGTAAAATAAAAGTAAGACATTAGTGTAATTATGAGTTTCCCACACTCAACATACCAGCAACCGGAACATTGGCCTTTCCAGCATAGAAAGTTTTTGCCCTAACAACATCAAGGGTGGTGACCCCAAACAACCTCTTCTCATCATATGTTCCTGCCTTCTTGAAAACCTCGGCAGCAATGGGAACAGTGGAGTTCACAGGATTGCTAATCATGTTAACAAGGGCCTGATTGATCaaataagttttaaaaaaaaaatcagtataaaaaaatctaaactgACCATAAAAGGGTATATCCTAAAGTGCATTAGCACAGGGCATAACAAATTTCCTCCAAACATACATTTAATGTGTAAAAATACTTGGTATGCAATGCATTTGATTTGATGAATAGTATACTCCGACCGTTGGTCTCCAAATTACCAAATTAGTGcaaaatcttatattttaaattcacaTACACACATACAAACTATAAGCCATCAAATCCAATAGAATTATTAACCACTCGGATTCACcagaatattttgttttgaatgAAAATGATATAGAAAAAGTCAAAAACCAAACTTCAAGTGCAGCTCATAGAATATAACACATTTCTGATTTCGTTCACCGAAGCATATAACATATTTTTCCTGGCCGAATACAAGTATACAACACTGACAACcacataaaaacaaaatataaaagcaaCTAAAGGAAAGATATACTCACCTTGGGGCAGTACTTGGAAATAGCAGTGCACAGAGACTTGACAATGCCGGCATTAATGTTGAAGAGATCATCGCGAGTCATTCCAGGCTTCCTGGGAACACCAGCTGGGATTATAACGACGTCAGCTCCCTCCAAAGCTTTTCCAAGCTCTCCTTCACCTTGATATCCAGCGACCTACACTCACAATTCACAAATAACTCAATCAATTCGCTCCAAAAAACCAGATCTGGTGTTGACGTGGCTAGGTTGTTTGTACCTCAGATCTGGTGTTGACGTGGCTGACATCAGCGGCGACGCCGGGGGTGCCGGCGATATCGTAAAGGGAGAGGCTAGAAACGAGTGGGTTGAGCTTCATGAGGAGGGATAGGGGCTGGCCGATGCCACCGGCGGCCCCGAGAACAACGAGGAGGGATCTGAGCATCGAAGGCTTAATCATTCTGCTTCTGCGGCGGCTTCCCCGAGAAAACGAGAGAAAAGGGTTTgaaggaaaatgaagaagggATTGAGAGTAATGCGATATACTGCCCGCCTCCCAATTTATAATAATGTAGGATTCTCAAGAAAAGTTTCCAATAAATATTTTGTTCCATATATGTGGCTCAacttttaagaaaattttttcaat
The genomic region above belongs to Arachis duranensis cultivar V14167 chromosome 3, aradu.V14167.gnm2.J7QH, whole genome shotgun sequence and contains:
- the LOC107478388 gene encoding malate dehydrogenase, mitochondrial; translated protein: MKLNPLVSSLSLYDIAGTPGVAADVSHVNTRSEVAGYQGEGELGKALEGADVVIIPAGVPRKPGMTRDDLFNINAGIVKSLCTAISKYCPKALVNMISNPVNSTVPIAAEVFKKAGTYDEKRLFGVTTLDVVRAKTFYAGKANVPVAGVNVPVVGGHAGITILPLFSQATPKANLDHDVIVALTKRTQDGGTEVVEAKAGKGSATLSMAYAGALFADACLKGLNGVPDVVECSFVQSNVTELPFFASKVRLGKNGVEEVLGLGALSDYEKQGLENLKPELLASIEKGIKFAKQ